A genomic window from Candidatus Binataceae bacterium includes:
- a CDS encoding NADH-quinone oxidoreductase subunit NuoF — protein MSATVYVPRDSSALSLGAGAVADAIAAEAARRGIDLRLVRNGSRGMFWLEPMVEVESARGRIAYGPVAPADVPALFDSGFPSGGEHRLSLGLTEEISYLKRQERLTFARVGIVDPVSLDDYVAHGGYRGLARALSMPAEKIVEEIAESGLRGRGGAGFPAGIKWRTTQQAAARQKYVVCNADEGDSGTFSDRMIMEGDPFVLIEGMTIAAACAGANQGYIYLRSEYPYALRTLNEAIAVAYRRGYLGEKVAGSSHTFNLEVRLGAGAYVCGEETAMLESLEGKRGMVRYKPPVPAIAGLFGRPTIVNNVISLATVPVILERGAAFYKDYGMGRSRGTLPIQLAGNIKRPGLIEKAFGVTLRDLVEDYGGGTCSGRPLRAVQVGGPLGAYFPASMLDLPMDYEAFAAKKGIVGHGGIVVFDDTVDLARQARWAFEFCAIESCGKCTPCRIGSTRGAEVLDRLASAGGRTAAIGLLRDLCDTLTYGSLCALGGLTPLPVLSALRHFPEDFGLSQSDVAWTG, from the coding sequence ATGAGCGCGACGGTTTACGTTCCGCGCGACTCCTCGGCGCTCTCGCTCGGCGCGGGCGCGGTCGCCGACGCCATCGCGGCCGAAGCGGCGCGGCGCGGAATCGATTTGCGCCTGGTGCGCAACGGCTCGCGCGGGATGTTCTGGCTCGAGCCGATGGTCGAAGTCGAGAGCGCACGCGGCCGTATCGCCTACGGGCCAGTCGCGCCGGCCGACGTTCCGGCGCTTTTCGATTCGGGATTTCCGAGCGGCGGCGAGCATCGCTTGAGCCTCGGTCTGACGGAAGAGATTTCCTATCTGAAGCGCCAGGAGCGGTTGACTTTCGCGCGCGTTGGAATCGTCGATCCGGTCTCGCTCGACGACTACGTTGCGCACGGCGGCTATCGGGGCCTCGCGCGCGCGCTTTCCATGCCGGCCGAAAAGATCGTCGAAGAAATTGCGGAGTCGGGACTTCGCGGGCGCGGCGGCGCGGGCTTCCCCGCCGGCATCAAGTGGCGCACCACGCAGCAGGCCGCGGCGCGTCAGAAGTATGTCGTCTGCAACGCCGATGAGGGCGACTCCGGCACCTTCTCGGATCGCATGATCATGGAAGGCGACCCGTTCGTGCTGATCGAGGGGATGACGATCGCCGCCGCATGCGCGGGCGCGAACCAGGGCTACATCTACTTGCGCTCGGAGTATCCGTACGCGCTGCGCACGCTGAACGAGGCGATCGCTGTGGCCTATCGGCGCGGATACCTGGGCGAGAAGGTCGCCGGCAGCTCGCATACGTTCAATCTCGAAGTGCGGCTCGGCGCGGGCGCGTACGTCTGCGGCGAAGAGACCGCGATGCTTGAGAGCCTCGAGGGCAAGCGCGGGATGGTGCGTTACAAGCCGCCGGTGCCGGCGATTGCCGGGCTGTTCGGCCGGCCGACCATCGTGAACAACGTCATCTCGCTCGCCACCGTGCCGGTAATCCTCGAGCGCGGCGCCGCCTTCTACAAGGATTACGGGATGGGCCGTTCGCGCGGCACGCTGCCGATTCAACTCGCCGGCAACATCAAGCGCCCGGGCCTGATCGAAAAAGCCTTCGGCGTCACCCTGCGCGATTTGGTCGAAGACTACGGCGGCGGCACTTGCAGCGGACGTCCGCTGCGTGCGGTGCAGGTCGGCGGGCCGCTGGGCGCCTATTTTCCCGCGAGCATGCTCGACTTGCCGATGGACTATGAGGCGTTCGCCGCGAAGAAGGGGATCGTCGGCCACGGCGGAATCGTGGTCTTCGACGATACGGTCGATCTCGCGCGGCAGGCGCGATGGGCGTTCGAGTTCTGCGCGATCGAGTCGTGCGGCAAATGCACGCCGTGCCGAATCGGATCGACGCGCGGCGCGGAGGTGCTCGACCGCCTCGCGAGCGCCGGAGGCCGCACGGCGGCGATAGGGTTGCTGCGCGATCTGTGCGATACACTGACGTATGGATCGCTGTGCGCGCTCGGCGGCTTGACGCCGCTGCCCGTGCTCAGCGCGCT
- a CDS encoding formate dehydrogenase subunit gamma, with translation MERNKNGFDGVAVEAIAAGLKERPGALMLILHEVQDRFGYVPRESVPVIAHALNLSRAEVHGVVTFYHDFRSAPPGRNVIRLCRAESCQAMGAVALAEHVRARLGVGFGETTRDGAFTLEPVYCLGNCGCSPAMMLNDELYGRVSPERFDELLAGRKDDGR, from the coding sequence ATGGAACGGAATAAAAACGGCTTCGACGGGGTGGCCGTGGAGGCGATCGCAGCCGGGCTCAAGGAGCGTCCGGGAGCGCTGATGCTCATCCTGCACGAAGTCCAGGATCGGTTCGGTTACGTCCCGCGCGAAAGCGTGCCGGTGATCGCGCACGCGCTCAATCTCTCGCGCGCCGAGGTCCACGGCGTTGTCACCTTCTATCATGATTTTCGCTCCGCGCCGCCCGGCCGCAACGTGATTCGCCTGTGCCGCGCCGAGTCGTGCCAGGCGATGGGAGCGGTGGCGCTGGCCGAGCACGTGCGCGCGCGCCTCGGAGTGGGATTCGGCGAGACCACGCGCGACGGGGCCTTTACGCTCGAGCCCGTCTATTGCCTTGGAAATTGCGGATGCTCGCCGGCAATGATGCTGAACGACGAACTCTACGGGCGCGTGAGCCCGGAGCGTTTCGACGAGTTGCTGGCCGGGCGTAAGGATGATGGCCGATGA
- a CDS encoding nitrate reductase associated protein: MMREFKFEDEMSTTLACVPMAVRRKLDRVGVKVGLEQWKALGRGERLAICHLPVERHDEREAFRLFINEAVRRAFGAEPRTLAEAQRAIADPPSRLPAPLAERARAAGVPLDQAAWERLDGDERYALIKLGGGPEVSHNLAAALAEFVQR; encoded by the coding sequence ATGATGCGCGAATTCAAGTTCGAGGACGAGATGAGCACGACTCTCGCATGCGTGCCGATGGCGGTGCGGCGCAAGCTTGACCGGGTCGGAGTCAAAGTCGGGCTCGAGCAATGGAAAGCGCTCGGGCGCGGCGAGCGGCTGGCGATTTGCCATCTGCCGGTCGAGCGCCACGACGAACGCGAGGCTTTCAGGCTGTTCATCAACGAGGCCGTGCGCCGGGCCTTTGGCGCGGAGCCGCGCACGCTCGCCGAGGCGCAGCGGGCCATCGCCGATCCGCCGTCCAGGCTTCCCGCTCCGCTCGCCGAGCGTGCTCGGGCGGCGGGCGTACCGCTCGACCAGGCGGCATGGGAACGGCTCGACGGCGATGAGCGCTACGCGCTAATCAAGCTCGGCGGTGGCCCAGAAGTAAGCCACAATCTCGCCGCCGCACTCGCCGAGTTCGTCCAGCGTTAG
- the thiD gene encoding bifunctional hydroxymethylpyrimidine kinase/phosphomethylpyrimidine kinase gives MKKAARSSGRRHRHDAGNVVALTIAGSDPGGGAGIQADLKTFAALGVYGYSAITAVIAQNSSAVNRVAPVAPAMIVAQIETLAAERRPDALKTGALGSAGIVNAVADSISRLDLPSPVVDPVLISSAGVRLLEPAGERALLRRLLPLARIVTPNLAEAQALSGMDGASPAAIRAMARALTAAGARAVLIKGGHILSHSRGKSREESTDLFYDGREFVELRAARISGGGAHGLGCALSAAIAAYLAQRMELLEAVRHAKRYVSTALRARFTLGAGRAVLGHFARK, from the coding sequence ATGAAGAAAGCCGCGCGCTCGTCCGGCCGCCGCCATCGCCACGATGCTGGCAACGTCGTGGCGCTGACAATCGCCGGCAGCGATCCTGGCGGCGGCGCGGGAATCCAGGCCGACCTCAAAACCTTCGCTGCGCTCGGCGTGTACGGCTACTCGGCGATAACCGCAGTGATCGCGCAGAACAGTTCCGCCGTGAATCGTGTGGCGCCGGTTGCGCCCGCGATGATCGTCGCGCAGATCGAAACGCTCGCGGCCGAGCGCCGGCCCGACGCGCTCAAGACCGGCGCGCTCGGCAGCGCCGGGATCGTAAATGCCGTGGCAGACTCAATCTCGCGGCTCGATCTTCCTTCGCCGGTCGTCGATCCGGTGCTGATATCGAGCGCCGGCGTGCGGCTCCTCGAACCGGCGGGCGAGCGGGCGCTCCTTAGGCGATTGCTCCCGCTTGCACGAATCGTTACGCCCAACCTGGCCGAGGCGCAGGCGCTGAGCGGCATGGACGGGGCGAGTCCGGCGGCGATTCGCGCGATGGCGCGCGCGCTCACCGCCGCGGGCGCCCGAGCCGTGCTGATCAAGGGCGGGCATATCCTCTCTCATTCGCGAGGAAAATCGCGAGAAGAGTCAACCGACCTCTTCTATGACGGCCGCGAATTCGTCGAATTGCGCGCCGCGCGAATTTCGGGTGGCGGCGCGCATGGCCTCGGATGCGCGCTGTCGGCGGCGATCGCCGCGTATCTCGCGCAGAGGATGGAACTTCTCGAGGCCGTGCGTCACGCCAAGCGCTACGTCAGCACGGCTCTGCGCGCGCGCTTTACGCTCGGCGCGGGACGCGCCGTGCTCGGTCATTTCGCGCGCAAATGA
- a CDS encoding DUF6178 family protein, translating to MTSARQAEFLSLPFKAKLEFLYGLPARQKRDLILSAPEAERLVQSFSPETLFYTVKEIGSTDSGDLLSLAVPEQIQGLFDLDCWTRDRPNLDRMREWIEALTEGGRKRMAEGLMGLDMEMMALLLRQYFRVHRLDDPLTAADVPSDRFVQFDEHYIIEFQRHDAILQPLVDFLEEVFERDYTYFTALMEEIYWSVEAELEEEAYQFRRARLNDRGFPDFFEAQDVFAYINPHDFLKIRAAYGAPTRADLLRDDELVPHGMAPVPADTDLSLFNTALTAGFAGQGQRQLRSEMALVTNQVLVASAVDFGDVEAVRVAVEMTHHYLNLGLEYLAAGDLDNAIEHLRDTHLKLLFRLGVSLTIDLRKRVEQIVAALGLDAVRGRDIAYLDSPYREALGGFLERRPRFFAGLEGKGSVAMRDFTAMRDLHLAHAALDEIEAMRDLFGELLAINIAAPAFRAETAGREIRLSQILITAFARAALERKPERRLTPSPIETSRLGELYMAIMTGGGRPAKLAEGFRRIVDAALAARTDEAARARSARFVASCLSVLEEDLAELDPRAIDPRFLRSLLIRRG from the coding sequence ATGACCTCGGCACGACAGGCGGAGTTCCTGAGCCTTCCATTCAAGGCCAAACTCGAATTTCTCTACGGGCTGCCCGCGCGCCAGAAGCGCGACCTCATCCTGTCGGCGCCCGAGGCGGAGCGGCTGGTGCAATCGTTCTCGCCCGAGACGCTCTTCTACACGGTCAAGGAAATCGGCTCCACCGATTCGGGCGATTTGCTGAGCCTGGCCGTGCCCGAGCAGATCCAGGGGCTGTTCGACCTCGATTGCTGGACTCGCGACCGCCCCAACCTCGATCGGATGCGCGAGTGGATCGAGGCGCTCACCGAAGGCGGGCGCAAGCGGATGGCCGAGGGCCTGATGGGGCTCGACATGGAGATGATGGCGCTCCTGTTGCGCCAGTATTTCCGCGTCCATCGGCTCGACGATCCGTTGACCGCGGCCGACGTGCCGTCCGACCGTTTCGTGCAGTTCGACGAGCACTACATCATCGAGTTCCAGCGCCACGATGCGATCCTGCAGCCGCTGGTCGATTTTCTCGAGGAGGTGTTCGAGCGCGACTACACTTACTTTACCGCGCTGATGGAGGAGATCTACTGGAGCGTCGAGGCGGAGCTCGAAGAGGAGGCCTACCAGTTCCGCCGCGCGCGGCTGAACGATCGCGGTTTTCCCGATTTCTTCGAGGCGCAGGACGTCTTTGCCTACATCAATCCGCACGACTTCCTTAAAATCCGCGCGGCCTACGGCGCGCCGACGCGCGCCGACCTTTTGCGCGACGACGAACTGGTGCCGCACGGGATGGCGCCGGTGCCGGCCGACACCGACCTTTCGCTGTTCAACACGGCGCTGACGGCCGGGTTCGCGGGGCAGGGCCAGCGCCAGTTGCGCAGTGAGATGGCCTTGGTTACCAACCAGGTGCTGGTGGCCAGCGCGGTCGATTTTGGCGACGTGGAAGCGGTCCGCGTTGCGGTCGAGATGACTCATCACTATCTCAACCTTGGGCTCGAGTATCTGGCCGCCGGCGACCTCGACAACGCGATCGAACATCTGCGCGATACTCATCTCAAGCTGCTGTTCCGGCTGGGCGTGAGCCTTACGATCGATCTGCGCAAACGCGTCGAGCAGATCGTCGCGGCGCTGGGCCTGGACGCTGTGCGCGGGCGCGACATCGCCTACCTCGATTCGCCCTACCGCGAGGCGCTGGGCGGTTTCCTCGAGCGCCGGCCGCGCTTCTTCGCCGGCCTCGAGGGCAAGGGCTCGGTTGCGATGCGCGATTTCACGGCGATGCGCGATCTGCACCTGGCGCACGCGGCGCTCGACGAGATCGAGGCGATGCGCGATCTGTTCGGAGAGCTGTTGGCGATCAATATCGCGGCGCCCGCCTTCCGCGCCGAGACTGCCGGGCGCGAGATCCGGCTCAGCCAAATCCTGATCACCGCCTTCGCGCGTGCCGCGCTCGAGCGCAAACCCGAACGGCGGCTCACGCCCTCGCCAATCGAGACGAGCCGGCTCGGCGAACTTTACATGGCAATAATGACGGGCGGCGGACGGCCGGCAAAGCTTGCCGAAGGCTTTCGCCGGATAGTCGACGCGGCACTGGCGGCGCGCACGGACGAGGCTGCGCGCGCGCGTTCGGCCCGCTTCGTCGCCTCATGCCTGAGCGTGCTTGAAGAGGACCTCGCCGAACTCGACCCGCGCGCGATCGATCCGCGTTTTTTGCGGAGCCTGCTGATTCGCCGGGGATGA
- a CDS encoding bifunctional nuclease domain-containing protein: MKRANVWRMCLGRMWHRHGASIAAVALAAMLTSLPACSRHGDDEGISAGQVRVEVANVGLDNDSGAHYVVLEDSAHRRSLQILIGDEEARTIMLEMHGIKPDRPLTHDLLRGLIEQTGHRVDRVVITSVHNQIYYADIYLDRAGGRMDSRPSDAIALAMGMGAPIFVNSGLFQTVAAPHDVRAGKDLPATIKAEDIVVQELSPAIARQFAVPPQSGVLVADVSGPAARAGLMCGDIVTAVDKHPVRTTSDFVMALVGFRDPYVSFSVMRGQQSRVITAERQGPEHGAH, from the coding sequence GTGAAGCGGGCTAACGTATGGCGCATGTGCTTGGGGCGCATGTGGCATCGCCACGGAGCGTCGATCGCGGCCGTCGCGCTCGCCGCGATGCTGACGTCGTTGCCCGCATGCTCGCGGCATGGCGATGACGAAGGTATTTCGGCCGGCCAGGTGCGGGTCGAAGTGGCTAACGTTGGGCTGGACAACGACAGCGGCGCGCATTACGTCGTGCTTGAGGATTCCGCGCATCGCCGCTCGCTGCAGATACTGATTGGTGACGAGGAAGCGCGCACGATCATGCTCGAGATGCACGGAATCAAGCCCGATCGCCCGCTGACTCATGATCTGCTGCGCGGCCTGATCGAACAGACGGGCCATCGCGTCGATCGCGTCGTGATAACCAGCGTTCACAATCAAATCTACTACGCAGACATCTATCTCGACCGCGCGGGCGGGCGCATGGACAGCCGACCGAGCGATGCGATCGCCTTGGCGATGGGGATGGGAGCGCCGATCTTCGTGAACAGCGGACTCTTTCAAACTGTCGCCGCGCCGCATGACGTGCGCGCGGGCAAGGACCTGCCGGCTACCATCAAAGCCGAGGATATCGTCGTCCAGGAACTGAGCCCCGCGATCGCGAGGCAGTTCGCGGTGCCGCCGCAAAGCGGCGTTCTGGTGGCGGACGTCTCGGGACCGGCCGCGCGCGCGGGGCTGATGTGCGGCGATATCGTCACCGCGGTGGACAAGCATCCCGTGCGCACAACCTCGGACTTCGTGATGGCGCTGGTCGGATTCAGGGATCCCTACGTGAGCTTCAGCGTGATGCGCGGACAGCAGTCCCGCGTCATCACGGCCGAACGCCAGGGCCCCGAGCACGGCGCACACTAA
- a CDS encoding RlmE family RNA methyltransferase, with product MAKYEPHDTFYRKARDRGLPSRAAFKIEELLARFRLVRPGARVVDLGCAPGGWLSMLAAAVGPRGRVVGIDLAACPAGAPHVVTLVGDIRDPASLAAVAKALGAPADLVTSDLAPKLSGVAERDQAQMLELAHAALECARTLLRPGGAMIVKVFMGADLGKVVEAFARVFAQVERTRTRASRPGSSELYLVARGFRNSPAAVRRA from the coding sequence ATGGCGAAGTACGAACCGCACGACACCTTCTATCGCAAAGCGCGCGATCGCGGACTGCCGTCGCGTGCGGCGTTCAAGATCGAGGAACTGCTCGCACGCTTTCGCCTCGTGCGCCCCGGTGCGCGCGTGGTGGATCTCGGATGCGCGCCAGGCGGATGGCTGAGCATGCTGGCCGCGGCCGTCGGGCCGCGGGGGAGGGTGGTGGGAATCGACTTGGCCGCGTGCCCGGCGGGCGCGCCCCACGTGGTAACGCTGGTCGGCGACATCCGCGATCCGGCGAGCCTCGCGGCGGTCGCCAAGGCCTTAGGGGCGCCTGCCGACCTCGTCACCAGCGATCTGGCGCCCAAGCTCAGCGGCGTCGCCGAGCGCGACCAGGCGCAGATGCTCGAGCTTGCGCATGCGGCGCTCGAATGCGCGCGGACGCTGCTGCGTCCCGGCGGCGCGATGATCGTCAAAGTCTTTATGGGCGCGGATCTGGGCAAGGTCGTCGAGGCTTTCGCGCGCGTCTTTGCGCAGGTCGAGCGGACGCGCACGCGCGCGAGCCGCCCCGGTTCTTCGGAGCTTTACCTGGTGGCGCGGGGGTTTCGTAACTCGCCCGCAGCCGTGCGCCGGGCGTGA
- a CDS encoding UvrD-helicase domain-containing protein, translating to MLNLDDLNPAQREAVLATDGPILILAGAGSGKTRVLTYRIAHLLGEREAAPERMLAVTFTNKAAGEMRERIATLVGGTSRWPWVSTFHSACARILRQEAGALGFRPNFSILDESDAMSALRRVIEEAALAGSPSPEMARARIEQLKNDAVSPAAFAASAGGDGREAVLATIYRLYRERLRAMNAMDFSDLLLNVHEIFERDPGVLLRWQSRAECLLVDEYQDTNRVQYLLVRALAARTSNLCVVGDEDQSIYRWRGADIRNILDFERDFPQARIFKLEQNYRSTKTILAAADTVIRNNRERKEKRLWTENAAGEPVTYFTGITERDEADFIAREIGRLTAEGGAEPAEIVVFYRVNAQARVLEEALVRRRIPYYVVGGLRFYEHREVKDLLAYLRVLANPADAVSVERMVGAPTRGVGARTLEVAAQIAAEERVTAFEALGRLETNSRVALRSAKQAGELYAWMRDLADRVPATKVRAILDEVIERAGFLAYLDAMPDGAARRQNVAEMLSAADAFDAEGENGGLADFLERVALVSDADQVASRGGRAALMTLHTSKGLEYPVVFIAGMEEGLFPHFRSGDDGREIEEERRLCYVGMTRARRLLYLTNTLTRELYGQRNESRPSRFLGEIDPALINRVAPQKPGSPLRPPSRGTYVDYSTSQISEDGDAGDEMGVGACVVHQTFGRGVVRRREGRGEGAKAWVHFERGGVKLLVLKFANLRPVAE from the coding sequence ATGCTTAACCTTGACGATCTCAATCCCGCCCAGCGCGAGGCCGTGCTGGCGACCGACGGGCCTATTCTCATCCTGGCCGGCGCAGGCTCGGGCAAAACCCGCGTCCTGACCTATCGCATCGCCCACCTGCTCGGCGAACGCGAGGCCGCTCCCGAGCGGATGCTGGCCGTGACCTTCACCAACAAGGCCGCAGGCGAGATGCGCGAGCGGATCGCGACGCTGGTGGGCGGGACTTCGCGCTGGCCCTGGGTCAGCACGTTTCATTCGGCCTGCGCGCGCATCCTTCGCCAGGAGGCCGGGGCGCTCGGCTTTCGGCCCAACTTTTCGATCCTCGACGAGAGTGACGCGATGTCCGCGCTGCGCCGCGTAATCGAAGAGGCGGCGCTCGCCGGATCGCCCAGTCCCGAGATGGCGCGGGCGCGAATCGAGCAGCTGAAAAACGACGCCGTCAGCCCCGCCGCCTTTGCCGCAAGCGCCGGCGGCGACGGCCGCGAGGCGGTCCTGGCCACGATTTATCGCCTTTACCGCGAGCGCCTGCGCGCGATGAACGCGATGGACTTCAGCGACCTGCTGCTCAACGTGCATGAAATCTTCGAACGCGACCCGGGCGTGCTGCTGCGCTGGCAGTCGCGCGCGGAGTGTTTGCTGGTCGACGAATACCAGGATACCAACCGCGTGCAGTACCTGCTGGTGCGCGCGCTCGCCGCGCGCACTTCGAACCTGTGCGTGGTCGGCGACGAAGATCAGTCGATCTATCGATGGCGCGGCGCGGACATCCGCAACATCCTGGATTTCGAGCGCGACTTTCCCCAGGCGCGCATCTTCAAGCTCGAACAGAACTACCGCTCGACCAAGACCATCCTGGCCGCCGCTGACACGGTCATCCGCAACAATCGCGAGCGCAAGGAAAAACGCTTGTGGACCGAGAACGCCGCAGGCGAGCCGGTCACCTATTTCACCGGCATCACTGAGCGCGACGAAGCCGACTTCATCGCGCGCGAGATCGGGCGACTCACCGCCGAGGGGGGTGCCGAACCGGCCGAGATCGTGGTGTTCTACCGGGTCAACGCGCAGGCGCGCGTGCTGGAAGAGGCGCTGGTGCGCCGGCGCATTCCCTACTATGTCGTCGGCGGACTCCGCTTCTATGAGCATCGCGAGGTCAAGGACCTGCTCGCCTACCTCCGCGTGCTGGCGAATCCGGCCGATGCGGTAAGCGTCGAGCGGATGGTGGGCGCGCCGACGCGCGGCGTGGGCGCCAGGACGCTCGAGGTTGCGGCGCAAATCGCCGCCGAAGAGCGCGTCACGGCGTTCGAGGCGCTCGGGCGCCTCGAGACCAATTCGCGGGTGGCGCTGCGCTCAGCCAAGCAGGCGGGCGAACTCTACGCGTGGATGCGCGACCTCGCCGATCGCGTGCCGGCGACGAAGGTGCGCGCAATCCTTGACGAAGTGATCGAGCGGGCGGGCTTCCTCGCCTATCTCGACGCGATGCCCGACGGCGCCGCGCGCCGCCAGAACGTGGCCGAGATGTTATCGGCGGCCGATGCCTTCGACGCCGAAGGAGAAAACGGCGGGCTCGCCGATTTCCTCGAGCGCGTCGCCCTGGTCAGCGACGCGGATCAGGTCGCGAGCCGCGGCGGGCGCGCGGCGCTGATGACTCTCCATACTTCCAAGGGCCTCGAGTACCCGGTGGTGTTCATCGCGGGGATGGAAGAAGGGCTGTTTCCGCATTTTCGCTCGGGCGACGACGGACGCGAAATCGAGGAGGAGCGCCGGCTGTGCTACGTGGGGATGACGCGGGCGCGGCGGCTGCTGTATCTCACCAACACGCTGACGCGCGAGCTCTATGGCCAGCGCAACGAATCGCGGCCCTCGCGCTTTCTCGGCGAGATCGACCCGGCGCTGATCAATCGCGTCGCGCCGCAGAAGCCGGGCTCGCCGCTCAGGCCCCCGAGCCGCGGCACCTACGTTGACTACAGCACGAGCCAGATCTCCGAAGACGGCGACGCCGGCGACGAGATGGGGGTCGGCGCATGCGTCGTGCATCAGACCTTCGGCCGCGGCGTGGTGCGCCGGCGCGAAGGGCGCGGCGAAGGCGCCAAGGCGTGGGTGCATTTCGAGCGCGGCGGGGTGAAACTGCTGGTGCTGAAATTCGCCAACCTGAGGCCCGTTGCCGAGTGA
- a CDS encoding L,D-transpeptidase family protein, producing the protein MSSRIGAGCVAALLLAVVAICAAPRLAHSWSENDFENRPLVGYPVPGARNDIVGSLQTYTIRQGDTLLDVARWYGLSPTEVSNANHHMDWWSPPVGKLVVIPTEHILPNAPRSGIVMNIPEMRLYYYYPTAAAAGRHKNGKARFTHTAYAEPRHPKARPGKAKPHAAGGVHPTVIYTFPVGLGRYDWRTPTGIWTIRDKTHNPTWVVPDDIYQEHLERDGEAEHMIEGGDPDNPLGHYRLALTLPMYALHGTNVPWGVGMEVSHGCVRLYPEDIERLYNRTSVGTPGRFVYQPIKYGWRNGWLYVEVHEDLYGVYPGLWRYALNLAQSQGLLPHIETVKLEKAVEEKTGVPTYIMPGPDPAEALPPTTDTASTTPLPAPGSAASAPDADNSAGGGSAASAGGASTSGSTNASTDTEADTDTDSEGDSTTAKAAPVIPAAPAIPAAPRINEIRTAPMPAAADAESDDSEGDTNASGATDEGEAPKTAASAPAAALGGAASTGNSGGSNAPSNGDDSQWRRLPAGALPLE; encoded by the coding sequence TTGAGCTCGCGGATTGGCGCCGGATGTGTCGCGGCGCTGCTCTTGGCGGTGGTGGCGATCTGTGCGGCACCCCGTCTCGCGCATAGCTGGAGCGAAAACGATTTCGAGAACCGTCCACTGGTCGGTTATCCGGTTCCCGGCGCGCGCAACGATATTGTCGGTTCGCTGCAAACCTACACGATTCGCCAGGGCGACACCCTGCTCGACGTTGCGCGCTGGTACGGCCTTAGCCCAACCGAGGTTTCCAACGCCAACCATCACATGGATTGGTGGTCGCCGCCGGTCGGCAAACTGGTCGTCATCCCCACCGAGCACATCCTGCCTAATGCGCCGCGCTCCGGCATCGTGATGAACATCCCGGAGATGCGCCTTTACTACTATTACCCGACGGCGGCGGCCGCCGGCCGGCATAAAAACGGCAAGGCGCGGTTCACGCATACCGCCTATGCCGAACCGCGCCACCCCAAGGCTCGGCCGGGCAAAGCCAAGCCGCATGCGGCGGGCGGCGTGCATCCGACGGTCATCTACACTTTCCCGGTGGGACTCGGACGCTACGATTGGCGCACTCCGACCGGCATCTGGACGATTCGCGACAAAACTCACAATCCGACCTGGGTCGTGCCCGATGACATCTATCAAGAGCATCTCGAGCGCGACGGCGAGGCCGAGCACATGATCGAGGGCGGAGACCCCGACAATCCGCTCGGCCACTACCGGCTGGCGCTGACGCTGCCGATGTACGCGCTGCACGGAACCAACGTGCCGTGGGGCGTCGGGATGGAAGTCAGCCACGGATGCGTGCGGCTATATCCCGAGGATATCGAGCGCCTCTACAACCGCACGAGCGTCGGCACCCCGGGGCGTTTCGTTTATCAGCCGATCAAGTACGGATGGCGCAACGGATGGCTCTACGTCGAGGTCCATGAAGATCTCTACGGCGTTTATCCTGGACTGTGGCGCTACGCGCTCAACCTGGCGCAGAGCCAGGGACTGCTTCCCCATATAGAAACCGTGAAGCTCGAGAAGGCGGTCGAGGAGAAAACCGGCGTACCCACCTACATCATGCCGGGACCCGATCCGGCGGAAGCGCTGCCCCCAACCACCGATACCGCGAGCACTACGCCGCTGCCTGCGCCGGGCAGCGCCGCCTCCGCACCCGACGCGGACAACAGCGCCGGTGGCGGCAGTGCGGCAAGCGCCGGTGGCGCAAGCACGAGCGGCAGCACCAACGCCAGCACGGATACCGAGGCGGACACGGACACTGACAGCGAGGGCGACAGCACCACGGCCAAGGCCGCACCGGTGATCCCGGCAGCCCCGGCAATACCGGCAGCGCCGCGGATAAACGAGATCAGGACCGCGCCGATGCCCGCAGCGGCCGACGCTGAAAGCGACGACAGCGAGGGCGATACGAACGCTTCGGGCGCAACCGACGAAGGTGAGGCGCCCAAGACCGCGGCGAGCGCACCCGCCGCGGCCCTGGGCGGCGCTGCCAGCACCGGCAACAGCGGGGGCTCCAACGCGCCGAGCAATGGAGATGATTCGCAGTGGCGCCGTCTGCCGGCGGGCGCACTGCCGCTCGAATAG